The following proteins are encoded in a genomic region of Pseudomonas saponiphila:
- the rpsA gene encoding 30S ribosomal protein S1: MSESFAELFEESLKTLNLQAGSIITGVIVDIDYQARWVTVHAGLKSEALIPLEQFYNDAGELSINVGDEVHVALDSVEDGFGETKLSREKAKRAECWIVLEAAFAAEEVVKGVINGKVKGGFTVDVNGIRAFLPGSLVDVRPVRDTTHLEGKELEFKVIKLDQKRNNVVVSRRSVLEAENSAEREALLESLQEGQQVKGIVKNLTDYGAFVDLGGVDGLLHITDMAWKRIKHPSEIVNVGDEIDVKVLKYDRERNRVSLGLKQLGEDPWVAIKARYPESTRVTARVTNLTDYGCFAELEEGVEGLVHVSEMDWTNKNIHPSKVVQVGDEVEVMVLDIDEERRRISLGIKQCKSNPWEDFSGQFNKGDKISGTIKSITDFGIFIGLDGGIDGLVHLSDISWNEVGEEAVRRFKKGDELDTVILSVDPERERISLGIKQLESDPFSEYVQENDKGAIVKGVVKEVDAKGAIITLANDIEATLKASEISRDRIEDARNVLKEGEEVEAKIISVDRKSRVIQLSIKSKDVEDEKEAIQSLRDKPAASDIAAGPTTLGDLLRAQMEKQN, encoded by the coding sequence ATGAGCGAAAGCTTTGCGGAACTCTTTGAAGAAAGCCTAAAAACCCTGAACCTTCAGGCAGGCTCCATCATCACCGGTGTTATCGTCGACATCGACTACCAAGCGCGTTGGGTAACCGTTCACGCTGGTCTGAAGTCTGAAGCACTGATCCCGCTTGAGCAGTTCTACAACGATGCTGGCGAACTGTCCATCAATGTTGGTGATGAAGTTCACGTTGCTCTGGATTCGGTTGAAGACGGTTTCGGTGAAACCAAGCTCTCCCGTGAAAAAGCCAAGCGCGCTGAATGCTGGATCGTTCTGGAAGCAGCCTTCGCAGCCGAAGAAGTGGTCAAGGGCGTTATCAACGGTAAGGTTAAAGGCGGCTTCACTGTCGACGTTAACGGCATCCGTGCGTTCCTGCCAGGTTCTCTGGTTGACGTCCGTCCAGTGCGCGACACCACGCACCTGGAAGGCAAAGAGCTCGAGTTTAAGGTCATCAAACTCGATCAGAAGCGCAACAACGTTGTCGTTTCCCGTCGTAGCGTGCTCGAAGCCGAGAACTCCGCTGAGCGTGAAGCTCTGCTGGAATCCCTGCAGGAAGGTCAACAAGTCAAAGGTATCGTCAAGAACCTCACCGACTACGGCGCATTCGTTGATCTGGGCGGCGTCGATGGCCTGCTGCACATCACCGACATGGCTTGGAAGCGCATCAAGCATCCTTCCGAGATCGTCAACGTTGGCGACGAGATCGATGTCAAGGTTCTGAAGTACGATCGCGAGCGCAATCGTGTTTCCCTGGGCCTGAAGCAACTGGGCGAAGATCCATGGGTCGCCATCAAGGCTCGTTACCCAGAAAGCACTCGCGTTACCGCTCGTGTAACCAACCTGACCGACTACGGCTGCTTCGCTGAGCTGGAAGAGGGTGTTGAAGGTCTGGTACACGTTTCGGAAATGGACTGGACCAACAAGAACATCCACCCTTCGAAAGTCGTACAAGTCGGCGACGAAGTGGAAGTTATGGTTCTGGACATCGACGAAGAGCGTCGTCGCATCTCCCTCGGTATCAAGCAGTGCAAGTCCAACCCATGGGAAGACTTCTCTGGCCAGTTCAACAAGGGCGATAAGATCTCCGGCACCATCAAGTCGATCACCGATTTCGGTATCTTCATTGGTCTGGACGGCGGTATCGACGGTCTGGTTCACCTGTCCGACATCTCCTGGAACGAAGTTGGCGAAGAAGCCGTACGACGCTTCAAGAAGGGCGACGAGCTGGATACCGTCATCCTGTCTGTTGACCCAGAGCGTGAGCGTATCTCCCTGGGCATCAAGCAGCTGGAAAGCGATCCGTTCTCCGAGTACGTACAAGAGAACGACAAGGGTGCAATCGTTAAGGGTGTTGTAAAAGAAGTTGACGCCAAAGGCGCCATCATCACCCTGGCCAACGACATCGAAGCTACTCTGAAGGCCTCTGAAATCAGCCGTGACCGCATCGAAGATGCGCGTAACGTTCTGAAAGAAGGCGAAGAAGTTGAAGCCAAGATCATCAGCGTTGACCGTAAGAGCCGTGTAATCCAGCTCTCGATCAAGTCGAAAGACGTTGAAGACGAGAAAGAAGCTATCCAGAGCCTGCGCGACAAGCCAGCTGCTTCGGATATCGCTGCTGGTCCTACCACTCTGGGCGACCTGCTGCGTGCACAAATGGAAAAGCAGAACTAA
- the hisC gene encoding histidinol-phosphate transaminase — MSGDFLALAQPGVQQLSPYVPGKPVDELARELDIDPATIVKLASNENPLGASPKALAAIRDELAELTRYPDGNGFALKSLLAERCGVDIQQVTLGNGSNDILELVARAYLAPGLNAVFSEHAFAVYPIVTQAVGAAARVVPARHWGHDLPAMLKAIDEQTRVVFIANPNNPTGTWFSAEELDEFLQDVPAHVLVVLDEAYIEYAEGSDLPDGLDFLAAYPNLLVSRTFSKAYGLAALRVGYGLSTPVVADVLNRVRQPFNVNSLALAAACAALQDADYLAESRRLNEAGMQQLEAGFRDLGLSWIASKGNFIAVDVGREAAPVFQGLLREGVIVRPVANYGMPNHLRVTIGLPAENTRFLEALAKVLARG, encoded by the coding sequence ATGAGTGGCGACTTCCTCGCACTGGCGCAACCAGGCGTGCAACAACTTTCGCCTTACGTTCCGGGCAAGCCCGTGGACGAACTGGCCCGTGAGCTGGACATCGATCCGGCCACCATCGTCAAGCTGGCGAGTAATGAAAACCCGCTGGGCGCCAGCCCCAAGGCGCTGGCGGCGATTCGTGACGAGCTGGCGGAATTGACCCGTTATCCCGATGGCAACGGTTTTGCCCTCAAATCCCTGCTGGCCGAACGCTGCGGCGTGGACATCCAGCAGGTCACTCTGGGCAACGGTTCCAACGACATCCTTGAGCTGGTGGCGCGGGCCTATCTGGCGCCCGGACTGAATGCGGTGTTCAGTGAGCACGCCTTTGCCGTCTATCCCATCGTGACCCAGGCGGTGGGAGCTGCCGCGCGCGTGGTTCCGGCCAGGCATTGGGGGCATGACTTGCCGGCCATGCTCAAGGCCATCGATGAGCAGACCCGTGTGGTGTTCATTGCCAACCCGAACAACCCGACCGGTACCTGGTTCAGTGCTGAGGAGCTGGATGAGTTTCTTCAGGATGTCCCGGCTCATGTGCTGGTGGTACTGGACGAAGCCTATATCGAGTACGCCGAAGGCAGCGACCTGCCGGACGGCCTGGACTTCCTGGCGGCCTACCCGAACCTGCTGGTATCGCGGACCTTCTCCAAGGCCTACGGCCTGGCGGCCCTGCGGGTCGGTTATGGGCTCTCGACCCCGGTGGTGGCGGATGTACTGAACCGAGTCCGCCAGCCGTTCAACGTCAACAGCCTGGCCCTGGCGGCGGCTTGTGCCGCGCTGCAGGATGCGGACTACCTGGCTGAGAGTCGCCGTCTGAATGAGGCGGGCATGCAGCAACTGGAGGCGGGTTTCCGTGATCTGGGCTTGAGCTGGATTGCGTCCAAGGGCAATTTCATTGCCGTGGATGTGGGGCGCGAGGCTGCCCCCGTGTTTCAGGGCTTGTTGCGCGAAGGGGTGATTGTGCGTCCGGTGGCCAACTACGGGATGCCTAACCATTTACGCGTGACCATCGGCTTGCCGGCGGAAAACACGCGTTTCCTTGAGGCTTTGGCCAAGGTTCTGGCTCGTGGTTGA
- the pheA gene encoding prephenate dehydratase, giving the protein MSEQELKALRLRIDALDEKVLELISERARCAQEVARVKMASLAEGEVPVFYRPEREAQVLKRVMERNQGPLGNEEMARLFREIMSSCLALEQPLKVAYLGPEGTFTQAAAMKHFGHAVISKPMAAIDEVFREVAAGAVNFGVVPVENSTEGAVNHTLDSFLEHDMVICGEVELRIHHHLLVGENTKTDSISRIYSHAQSLAQCRKWLDAHYPNVERVAVSSNAEAAKRVKGEWNSAAIAGDMAAGLYGLTRLAEKIEDRPDNSTRFLMIGNQEVPPTGDDKTSIIVSMSNKPGALHELLVPFHDNGIDLTRIETRPSRSGKWTYVFFIDFVGHHRDPLIKDVLEKISQEAVALKVLGSYPKAVL; this is encoded by the coding sequence ATGTCTGAGCAAGAACTCAAGGCCCTGCGCCTGCGCATCGATGCTCTGGACGAGAAGGTCCTGGAGTTGATCAGCGAGCGTGCGCGGTGTGCCCAGGAAGTTGCCCGGGTGAAGATGGCTTCCCTGGCAGAAGGCGAAGTGCCGGTGTTCTATCGTCCCGAGCGTGAAGCTCAGGTGCTCAAGCGGGTGATGGAGCGCAACCAGGGGCCACTGGGCAATGAAGAGATGGCGCGTTTGTTCCGCGAAATCATGTCTTCGTGCCTGGCGCTGGAGCAGCCGCTGAAGGTGGCTTATCTGGGCCCTGAAGGCACTTTCACCCAGGCTGCGGCCATGAAGCACTTCGGTCATGCGGTGATCAGCAAGCCGATGGCGGCGATCGACGAGGTGTTCCGCGAAGTGGCGGCCGGTGCGGTTAACTTCGGTGTGGTGCCGGTGGAAAACTCCACCGAGGGTGCGGTCAACCACACCCTCGACAGTTTCCTTGAGCACGACATGGTGATCTGCGGCGAAGTCGAGTTGCGTATCCACCATCACTTGCTGGTGGGCGAGAACACCAAGACTGACAGCATCAGCCGCATTTACTCCCACGCCCAGTCGCTGGCCCAGTGCCGCAAGTGGCTGGACGCCCATTATCCGAATGTCGAGCGTGTGGCGGTCTCCAGCAACGCTGAGGCGGCCAAGCGGGTCAAGGGTGAATGGAACTCGGCGGCCATCGCCGGCGACATGGCGGCGGGGCTGTATGGGCTGACGCGTCTGGCGGAGAAAATCGAGGATCGTCCGGACAATTCCACGCGCTTCTTGATGATCGGTAATCAGGAAGTGCCGCCGACCGGCGACGACAAGACCTCGATCATTGTCTCCATGAGCAACAAGCCCGGTGCCTTGCACGAATTGCTGGTGCCGTTCCACGACAACGGAATCGACCTGACGCGCATCGAGACCCGACCCTCGCGCAGCGGCAAATGGACCTATGTGTTCTTCATCGACTTCGTTGGCCACCACCGTGATCCGTTGATCAAGGACGTGCTGGAAAAGATCAGTCAGGAAGCAGTGGCACTCAAGGTGCTGGGTTCCTACCCGAAAGCGGTTCTCTGA
- the cmk gene encoding (d)CMP kinase, translated as MNIKAPVITIDGPSGSGKGTIAGKLAKHLGWCLLDSGALYRLLAFAARNHGVDLTNEESLKLLAAHLDVQFLGATEHHPQRIILEGDDVTDDLRNEQVGAWASQVAALPAVRDALLQRQRAFQEPPGLVADGRDMGTVVFPDAPLKIFLTASAEERARRRYLQLKGKVDGVSLSSLLDEIRARDERDTQRAVAPLKPAADAIQLDSTELSIEQVLQRILSEIAIRDIAG; from the coding sequence GTGAATATCAAGGCGCCTGTAATCACCATCGACGGGCCTAGTGGTTCTGGCAAGGGCACCATTGCTGGCAAGTTGGCCAAGCATTTGGGCTGGTGCTTGCTGGATTCCGGCGCTTTGTACCGGTTGCTGGCGTTCGCGGCACGCAATCATGGGGTCGACTTGACCAATGAAGAGTCGCTTAAGTTGCTGGCGGCGCATCTTGATGTGCAGTTTCTTGGAGCCACTGAACATCATCCGCAGAGGATCATTCTCGAGGGTGATGATGTAACTGATGATCTGCGTAATGAGCAGGTTGGTGCCTGGGCTTCTCAGGTCGCGGCGCTGCCGGCCGTGCGTGATGCTTTGTTGCAGCGTCAGCGAGCTTTCCAGGAGCCGCCGGGGCTGGTAGCGGATGGTCGCGACATGGGCACTGTGGTGTTTCCGGATGCACCATTAAAAATTTTCCTCACTGCCAGCGCCGAGGAGCGTGCTCGTCGGCGTTACTTGCAGTTGAAGGGGAAGGTCGATGGTGTTAGTCTGTCGAGTCTGCTAGATGAGATTCGTGCGCGCGATGAGCGCGATACCCAGCGAGCGGTGGCCCCGCTCAAGCCGGCGGCCGACGCCATACAGCTGGATTCTACGGAGTTGTCCATCGAGCAGGTGTTGCAACGCATTCTGAGCGAGATCGCCATTCGCGATATCGCCGGGTGA
- the serC gene encoding 3-phosphoserine/phosphohydroxythreonine transaminase encodes MSKRAYNFCAGPAALPEAVLLRAQAELLDWHGKGLSVMEMSHRSDEFVSIATKAEQDLRDLLNIPSNYKVLFLQGGASQQFAQIPLNLLPEGGKADYIDTGIWSQKAIEEASRYGQVNVAATAKPYDYFAIPGQNEWQLSKDAAYVHYAPNETIGGLEFSWIPQTGDVPLVADMSSDILSRPVDISRFGMIYAGAQKNIGPSGILVNIIREDLLGRARSLCPTMLDYKVAADNGSMYNTPPTLAWYLSGLVFEWLKEQGGVEAIAKRNEVKQRTLYDFIDASGLYSNPINKPDRSWMNVPFRLADDRLDKPFLAGAEARGLLNLKGHRSVGGMRASIYNAVDIDAVNALVAYMAEFEKEHG; translated from the coding sequence GTGAGCAAACGAGCCTATAACTTCTGCGCAGGTCCCGCTGCGCTACCTGAAGCTGTCCTGTTGCGTGCCCAGGCCGAATTGCTGGATTGGCATGGCAAGGGCCTCTCGGTCATGGAGATGAGTCATCGCAGCGATGAATTCGTCTCCATTGCCACCAAGGCCGAGCAGGATCTGCGTGATCTGCTGAATATCCCCTCGAACTATAAAGTGCTGTTTCTGCAAGGCGGCGCCAGCCAGCAATTTGCCCAGATTCCACTGAACCTGCTGCCAGAAGGTGGCAAGGCCGACTACATCGATACCGGTATCTGGTCGCAGAAAGCCATCGAAGAGGCTTCCCGCTACGGTCAGGTCAATGTCGCGGCCACTGCCAAGCCTTACGACTACTTTGCGATTCCAGGTCAGAACGAATGGCAGCTGTCGAAAGACGCCGCCTACGTGCATTACGCGCCGAACGAAACCATCGGCGGCCTGGAATTCAGCTGGATCCCGCAAACCGGTGATGTGCCTCTGGTGGCCGACATGTCTTCCGACATCCTCTCGCGCCCTGTGGATATCTCCCGTTTCGGCATGATCTACGCCGGTGCGCAGAAGAACATCGGCCCTAGCGGCATCCTGGTGAACATCATTCGCGAAGATCTGCTGGGCCGCGCCCGTTCGCTGTGCCCGACCATGCTCGACTACAAGGTCGCAGCAGACAATGGCTCGATGTACAACACGCCGCCGACCCTGGCCTGGTACCTGTCCGGCCTGGTATTCGAGTGGCTCAAGGAGCAGGGCGGGGTGGAAGCCATCGCCAAGCGCAACGAAGTCAAGCAGCGCACCCTGTATGACTTCATCGATGCCAGCGGCCTGTACAGCAACCCGATCAACAAGCCCGACCGCTCGTGGATGAACGTGCCGTTCCGTCTGGCCGACGACCGCCTGGACAAGCCGTTCCTGGCTGGCGCCGAGGCCCGCGGCCTGCTCAACCTCAAGGGCCATCGCTCGGTGGGTGGCATGCGCGCTTCCATCTACAACGCCGTGGACATCGACGCCGTCAATGCGCTGGTGGCTTACATGGCAGAGTTCGAGAAGGAACACGGCTGA
- a CDS encoding bifunctional prephenate dehydrogenase/3-phosphoshikimate 1-carboxyvinyltransferase, with translation MIGRLVVIGLGLIGGSFAKGLRESGVCREVVGVDLDPQSRQLAVELGVVDRCEEDLALACQGADVIQLAVPILAMEKLLALLARMDLGQAVLTDVGSAKGNVVRAAQEAFAGMPARFVPGHPIAGSEQSGVEASNAQLFRRHKVILTPLEQTDPDALELVDRLWRELGADVEHMQVERHDEVLAATSHLPHLLAFGLVDSLAKRSENLDIFRYAAGGFRDFTRIAGSDPVMWHDIFLANREAVLRTLDTFRNDLDALRDAVDAGDGHQLLGVFTRARVAREHFGKILARRAYVDAMNSNDLIFLANPGGRLSGRIRVPGDKSISHRSIMLGSLAEGTTEVEGFLEGEDALATLQAFRDMGVVIEGPHHGRVTIHGVGLHGLKPAPGPIYLGNSGTSMRLLSGLLAAQSFDSTLTGDPSLSKRPMNRAANPLREMGAVIETAAEGRPPMVIRGGHKLKGLTYTLPMASAQVKSCLLLAGLYADGKTTVTEPAPTRDHTERMLRGFGYSVNVDGATASVESGGKLKATHIEVPADISSAAFFLVAASIAEGSELVLEHVGINPTRTGVIDILRLMGADIRLENQREVGGEPVADLHVRAAKLKGIEIPEELVPLAIDEFPVLFVAAACAEGRTVLRGAEELRVKESDRIQVMADGLLALGVKCEPTPDGIIIDGGQIGGGEVHGHGDHRIAMAFSVASLRANAPIRIHDCANVATSFPNFLALCAQVGIRVAQEAQS, from the coding sequence ATGATCGGTCGCCTGGTGGTGATCGGTCTGGGATTGATTGGTGGCTCCTTCGCTAAGGGGTTGCGCGAAAGTGGCGTGTGCCGCGAAGTGGTCGGTGTCGATCTGGATCCCCAGTCCCGCCAGTTGGCGGTTGAGCTGGGGGTCGTGGATCGTTGTGAAGAGGATCTGGCTCTGGCTTGCCAGGGAGCCGATGTGATTCAACTGGCCGTGCCGATCCTGGCCATGGAAAAGCTTCTGGCGTTGCTGGCCAGGATGGATCTGGGGCAGGCGGTGCTGACTGATGTCGGCAGTGCCAAGGGCAATGTGGTGCGCGCGGCACAAGAGGCGTTTGCCGGCATGCCGGCGCGCTTCGTCCCCGGGCATCCGATTGCCGGCTCCGAGCAGAGCGGTGTCGAAGCCTCCAATGCCCAGTTGTTCCGTCGCCACAAAGTGATCCTGACGCCTCTGGAGCAAACCGATCCGGATGCGCTGGAGCTGGTCGACAGGCTTTGGCGTGAGCTGGGAGCGGATGTTGAGCATATGCAGGTCGAGCGCCATGACGAGGTTCTGGCGGCCACCAGTCACTTGCCGCACTTGTTGGCATTCGGCCTGGTGGATTCGCTGGCCAAGCGCAGTGAAAATCTCGACATCTTCCGTTACGCTGCGGGCGGTTTCCGCGATTTCACGAGAATCGCCGGCAGCGACCCGGTCATGTGGCACGACATCTTCCTCGCCAATCGCGAAGCGGTTCTGCGCACACTCGATACATTTCGCAACGACCTCGACGCCCTGCGCGATGCGGTCGATGCAGGGGACGGGCATCAGTTGTTGGGCGTATTCACTCGCGCCCGGGTTGCCCGCGAGCATTTCGGTAAAATCCTGGCCCGCCGGGCCTATGTGGACGCTATGAACTCCAACGATCTGATTTTCCTGGCAAATCCTGGTGGCCGCCTGTCTGGGCGGATTCGTGTACCGGGCGACAAGTCGATTTCCCACCGTTCGATCATGCTCGGCTCCCTGGCTGAAGGCACCACTGAAGTCGAGGGTTTCCTCGAGGGTGAAGATGCCTTGGCCACGTTGCAGGCATTTCGCGACATGGGAGTGGTCATCGAGGGGCCGCACCATGGGCGTGTGACCATCCATGGGGTGGGGTTGCATGGCTTGAAGCCAGCACCGGGCCCGATCTACCTGGGCAACTCCGGTACTTCGATGCGTCTGCTTTCCGGTTTGCTGGCTGCACAGAGCTTCGACAGCACTCTGACGGGGGATCCTTCTCTGTCCAAGCGCCCAATGAACCGTGCGGCCAATCCGCTGCGGGAAATGGGGGCGGTGATCGAGACTGCGGCCGAGGGGCGCCCACCGATGGTGATTCGCGGTGGTCACAAGCTCAAGGGGCTGACCTATACCTTGCCGATGGCCAGTGCCCAGGTTAAGTCGTGCCTGCTGTTGGCCGGTTTGTACGCTGATGGGAAGACCACCGTTACTGAGCCTGCGCCGACTCGTGATCACACCGAGCGCATGCTGCGCGGCTTCGGCTACTCGGTGAATGTCGACGGTGCAACTGCTTCGGTTGAATCCGGCGGCAAGCTCAAGGCGACTCATATTGAGGTGCCGGCAGATATCTCCTCCGCAGCGTTCTTCCTGGTCGCCGCGTCGATCGCTGAAGGTTCGGAGCTGGTACTTGAGCACGTAGGGATCAACCCGACCCGCACTGGCGTAATCGATATCCTGCGGCTGATGGGGGCTGATATTCGTCTGGAGAACCAGCGCGAAGTCGGCGGTGAGCCTGTTGCGGATCTGCATGTGCGGGCTGCCAAACTCAAGGGCATCGAAATTCCCGAGGAATTGGTGCCGCTGGCAATCGATGAGTTCCCGGTGCTGTTCGTCGCGGCAGCCTGCGCTGAAGGCCGCACTGTGTTGCGCGGCGCCGAAGAACTGCGGGTCAAGGAGTCCGACCGCATCCAGGTCATGGCTGATGGCTTGCTGGCCTTGGGGGTCAAGTGCGAGCCGACTCCGGACGGCATCATCATTGATGGTGGGCAGATCGGCGGGGGTGAAGTGCATGGTCACGGCGATCACCGTATTGCCATGGCATTCAGTGTTGCCTCGTTGCGGGCCAATGCGCCGATTCGTATTCATGACTGCGCGAACGTTGCGACTTCGTTCCCGAATTTTCTCGCGCTGTGCGCGCAGGTGGGGATTCGGGTTGCACAAGAGGCTCAGTCGTGA
- a CDS encoding O-antigen translocase, whose amino-acid sequence MTLVRAGLLNAIAVLIKILTLLGVNKLLAMYVGPGGYAVLGQFQNAIQIITTFATGTINLGVTKLTAEYVDDEAKQRSVWSTAAFIVLSGSVIATLFILVFNEQLAFFFLKDRSYGGVFVCFGISLVFLTANTLLLAILVGKKEVSRYVLASISGSLLSLLVTSVMSVKFGLYGALVALAIYQSLSFFATLLLCCKESWFKVSYFFCGFNKSIAANLSKYVLMALTTTICAPVSYMFVRDFIGNEFGWQAAGCWEAILRLSSASLMLVSTTLGIYYLPKITQLKKVSDIKKELFHVYRIVLPVAVLGSFVIYVLRDYIVLILFTKDFYPMRDLFFWQMFGDVLRVGGWMFTYIMQGKGMVKLYVLSEVVFSASFVVLAWLLMKVFDVQGVVIAHSINYLFYWVVMGFLVWRRVCRTAI is encoded by the coding sequence ATGACGTTAGTTCGTGCGGGCTTATTAAATGCCATTGCGGTACTTATTAAGATTCTGACGTTGTTAGGAGTTAATAAACTTCTAGCTATGTATGTAGGTCCTGGCGGATATGCGGTATTGGGGCAGTTTCAGAATGCTATCCAGATAATTACCACCTTTGCCACAGGAACAATAAATCTTGGTGTAACAAAGCTTACTGCCGAATATGTAGATGATGAGGCTAAGCAGCGAAGTGTGTGGAGTACTGCCGCATTTATAGTTTTATCTGGCTCGGTTATTGCGACGTTATTTATATTGGTTTTCAACGAGCAGTTGGCATTTTTCTTTCTTAAAGATAGAAGTTATGGTGGTGTATTTGTTTGTTTTGGAATCTCTCTTGTCTTTTTAACAGCTAACACTTTGTTGTTGGCAATACTTGTGGGTAAAAAAGAAGTTTCGCGGTATGTTTTAGCAAGCATTTCAGGAAGCTTGCTTTCTCTCCTAGTGACATCTGTGATGTCTGTTAAGTTTGGGCTTTATGGGGCGCTGGTAGCGCTTGCAATTTACCAGTCGCTAAGTTTTTTTGCTACGCTACTTTTGTGTTGTAAAGAAAGTTGGTTTAAGGTTTCTTATTTCTTCTGTGGTTTCAATAAGTCTATTGCAGCTAATTTGAGTAAATATGTGTTGATGGCTTTAACAACAACTATTTGTGCTCCGGTTAGTTATATGTTTGTTCGGGACTTTATTGGAAATGAGTTTGGGTGGCAGGCCGCAGGGTGTTGGGAAGCAATTCTGCGTTTAAGTTCGGCGTCCTTGATGCTGGTTTCAACCACATTAGGGATCTATTATTTGCCAAAAATTACCCAGTTAAAAAAGGTTTCGGATATAAAAAAAGAGCTGTTTCATGTTTATCGTATTGTGCTTCCAGTAGCTGTCTTAGGGTCTTTTGTTATCTATGTGCTTAGAGACTATATTGTATTAATTTTGTTTACTAAAGACTTCTATCCGATGCGTGATCTCTTCTTCTGGCAGATGTTTGGTGATGTGCTGAGGGTTGGTGGTTGGATGTTTACATATATCATGCAGGGTAAAGGCATGGTGAAATTATATGTTTTATCTGAGGTTGTTTTTTCTGCTAGCTTTGTGGTCTTGGCGTGGCTGTTAATGAAGGTTTTTGATGTGCAGGGTGTTGTTATTGCTCATTCTATTAATTATCTTTTTTATTGGGTGGTGATGGGGTTCTTGGTTTGGCGAAGGGTTTGTCGCACGGCTATCTAG
- the ihfB gene encoding integration host factor subunit beta, protein MTKSELIERIVTHQGLLSSKDVELAIKTMLEQMSQCLATGDRIEIRGFGSFSLHYRAPRVGRNPKTGQSVSLDGKFVPHFKPGKELRDRVNDEDEL, encoded by the coding sequence ATGACGAAGTCGGAGTTGATCGAGCGAATTGTCACCCATCAAGGACTGCTCTCATCCAAGGATGTCGAGTTGGCCATCAAGACCATGCTTGAGCAAATGTCTCAGTGTCTGGCTACTGGTGACCGTATTGAGATTCGCGGTTTTGGTAGTTTTTCGCTCCACTATCGTGCGCCCAGGGTTGGGCGCAATCCCAAGACGGGCCAGTCAGTGAGTCTGGATGGGAAGTTTGTACCGCATTTTAAGCCCGGGAAGGAGCTTCGTGATCGTGTGAATGATGAGGATGAGTTGTGA
- a CDS encoding alpha-1,2-fucosyltransferase produces MSEKIIMLQGGLGNQLFQQAWAKYIQAVLGGSVFCNSDSLLEKKMHSGIRLSDLIEFNHDEEVESCIFFKSGFFSKVLRFAARKLSVNKINKYLLYDYDANFSFENAFAAASVKYHLGYFQYVESALSVRDDFRLEIKNRHQELILKGLEMYSGAVGVHVRRGDFLASKDPRHQVMDENYYLKAIQSFSDRDFMIFTDDKEWCEKVFKGHSFKICGLLDRNVKPAIADFLSLMCCKDYIVGTSTFAWWAAFLSFNERPLVYMPQVNLPFQSARSNELIGWDYILHE; encoded by the coding sequence TTGAGCGAAAAGATAATCATGCTTCAAGGAGGGTTGGGAAATCAGCTTTTCCAGCAGGCTTGGGCAAAATACATTCAGGCGGTATTGGGTGGTTCAGTTTTTTGTAATAGCGATAGTTTGCTAGAGAAAAAAATGCACAGTGGTATTAGGCTTTCTGATCTCATTGAGTTTAATCATGATGAAGAAGTTGAAAGCTGTATTTTTTTTAAATCTGGTTTTTTTTCTAAGGTTTTAAGGTTTGCTGCAAGAAAACTGTCAGTCAACAAGATAAATAAATATTTGCTTTATGATTATGATGCGAATTTTAGTTTTGAAAATGCTTTTGCTGCGGCGTCGGTAAAGTATCATCTTGGTTATTTTCAATACGTAGAAAGTGCGTTGTCTGTTCGCGATGACTTTAGGCTGGAAATAAAAAATAGGCACCAGGAATTAATATTAAAAGGACTGGAGATGTATTCGGGGGCGGTTGGGGTCCATGTCCGTAGGGGCGACTTCTTGGCCTCGAAAGATCCGCGTCACCAGGTTATGGATGAAAACTATTATCTAAAGGCTATCCAGTCATTTAGTGATAGAGATTTTATGATCTTTACGGATGATAAAGAATGGTGTGAAAAGGTCTTTAAAGGGCATAGTTTCAAGATCTGTGGTCTGTTAGATCGAAATGTCAAGCCTGCTATCGCAGATTTTTTGAGTTTAATGTGTTGCAAGGATTATATAGTTGGGACAAGTACTTTTGCTTGGTGGGCTGCTTTCCTAAGTTTCAATGAGAGGCCGTTGGTTTATATGCCTCAAGTCAATTTACCTTTTCAGTCGGCTAGAAGTAATGAGCTGATTGGTTGGGATTATATTTTGCACGAGTAG